The genomic interval TGATTCCCTTTTTTCCTCTTTGGGGAGGATTTGGGTGGGCACCTTTTATGCTTGGCTGAAGCGGGTTGTACTAGATGGTGCTTGGGTCCCTCAGTTGTTTGTGCGAGCCTTGCTGAGGCAGCCGCCTGGGTGAGGTCCATCCAACAGGATCAGTCCCTGACTTCTCTGGTTTCCCTACAGTGGCCTCTCCTTCAGGCCTGGCATCCCCTTCTGCCTTGTTATTCCACTGAGGGCTTTCCAGGACAAAGGGCCAGATGGTCCCAGTAGATCTTTGGATGGTCTGAGCGTGACCTAAATATGGGAGGATTGTGCTTTCTGTCCCGAGGCAGAGTCAGCCACATGCCTCACCATCTCCTTTCCTGCTCTCTTTGGCTTCCCAATTTCCTGGGGATTTAGTGGGTCCTAAGCCGGTTTCCTGTCAGGTGGCTGGGCAAGTTGAGCTACCAGATGGGTCCCATTAGAGGTGTGTTGCTTCTCTCTtgatatttccttgccttgcattTGAACGCAGGGAGCGGTCAGGGTCAGTGACAGGGTGTCGTGTCCTCAGCCCACTTCTCGCAGAAGAGCTTGGAATCCTGGAGGCTGAGTGCCACGGCCTTCCATCCTCTCCATGTCTCCCTTCCCATTCACTGCCCTGCACTCCATTGACTCCCCCATAGTGCCCCCTCCCACCTGAGGCTTAAGGCCTTTCTTGaaacgggggagggggggggactgGCTGGAAGGAGCTGATGTCCTGGACTCTTCCAGAGCAGGGCTTGGGGCTACAAAACCTTCCTTCTTTGCACAGGGAGAAGGGGGCAAGCATTGTGGGAAAGTGCCCCTAAGACTGTGAGGTCAGCTCTCTTTGACATATTCCTCAGAGCCAAGGGGCTGCAGACCTACTGGGATTACAAGGAAGCTGCAGTCAGTTACCAAGAGGCCTGGAAGGAGCTGCGGGACAAGGCCTTTGGCACCTGGGTGAGGAACAGCCGAGATTACCTGCAGTTCACCTGAGAGCGGAGGCCGCCTGACCATCCAACTGAAGTGCATCCAGTTTTCTCAAGGCAAGATGGACAATTTTGAGGGCTGGAGGGGACTGTGACCCAGTGGGGAGAGGCTTTTATTGGAACAGTGTTGCATCTGCAAACATCTCTTTCGGCTCCTCACACCTGGAAGAGAGAGCTGGCCCAAACCTGGAAAGTGGAGAGAGCGGAACAGAGGTGCAGCTTTGGTTCTCCTGCATATGGGGTGGTGCCTCTGCCTCTCCTGCTGTGTTAAGTCCCAGTGTGGGGAAAGTACAGTCCTGCCACGCCCAGGACAGCAACCAGGTCAAAGTGGCCGCTAGTGGGCCCTCACTATGCGACGCCAGCCTCACTGGAAAAATTGATCCTAGTTGCCTCAGGTACAAGCGGAGTTGTATTTGTAATTCTGTTAACAGATTAAAGTTTCATTAGCAACATCATATTTGAAGACCTGATTTAGACTGGCAGGTTCCTAGGTCTGGTGACAATGCATTTTATCAATGGCGTTTAACCATAGGACGCATTGGAAGTGATCAAATGCTTTGTCATTTGGCTTGTCTGGTGTTTGATATAGCTGAAGCCCAGCTCAATATTATAAGTCTCTTTCAGCTGGCTCTGCTTACATTGGAGTGCTCCCTGTCCCAGAATATTCTCCAGGACTTAATCAAGGCCATAACCCCATTACTTGTCCAGACAGAGACCACTTAATGTGTCCATGGGTTCCATTTGCTAGAGTCACTTTTCCTCCCCTTAGGAGTTGTGGCATTTTGATTTCCCATTGCATTTAGATGCTACAGTAGAAGAAAGGATGGCCTCCAGGTGTTGGCCAGACCTCTACTCCCCTTAGACACAGCTGGGGCAGTGACCGTGGGAGCTGGAGCACAAACCACAGGCACACAGGCTTCCTCAGAGGGAGGGTTGGAGGAAGGGAAGGGCCAGCAGGGcaccttgcttgcttgcttctgaGTGAGCACTCAGCCCTGCCCCAGGGCTTGGGGGAGAGCACTCCAGAGCGGCTGCCAGGTCATTTATGGGGGAAAATTCCCACTGAAGGTCAGGGCAATCTGTCTCCTTCTGCGCTTGGCTGCCTCTTGTTAATTATGAACTTCTATTGCTGATAAGGGCTGCCAAGGGGATGCCAGACACAGAACCAGCTGTGGCTGCCACCAACTTGTTCTGCGGCTCTGCAAGTAGTGAATGAGCCCTCTCTGGAGCCATCAGAAGCAGCAGGGAGCTGGCCAGGCAAGAAACGGCTTTGAGCCAAAAGGAAGATAATTGGTTCCAGAGGCTCTTGCTCCTCTATCCCACAAGTATCTTTGGAAGGAGTTAGTGAGCAAAACCATGCCAAGGGCCAAAGCCACCTTGCACCCAGCCCCACCTGTCACCCAGCAGCCAGTGTCCTGCACTGGGTTCTCCCTGTCTAGTTAGAAAGCATACAACCGCCCTGCCTCTCATTTCTGGTATAGTCTGGTCTGGCAGAAAGGAGGTCAGGGGACAATCAGGGGTTCTCCACAAAAACTTCAGGTTCCCTTTTTGGGCAGAGCTGTGAATGCAGACCATTGAAGGCCTCCCCAGCCTTGTTTGGGGAATTCCtggaacattggggggggggggggagtgctcatGGATTGTGGGTGGCAAACTGGTCCAGGGTCTCTTTTGGGGAAGCTTGATCCCAGTGCAGTATTTGTAAGAAAGCAGAACTGCAAGTTTTGTGTGAGGATTTTTTTAATTACTTCCTCAAGCAAAATTCATCAAGAGGAACAAAGTAACCGAGATCAGCATCTCTAGGCCGAGAATCTCCCGTTGCTACAAAActgtaattattaataattagcCAAACGTTCATTTCAAAATCCCGCTCCCACCTTCATTTTCAACCCTTCACCTGTTTAAATAATGCCATCGAATACGTCCCAGAGGAAGTTAACTATGGAATTTACAGCTATGACTACAATGTGCAATGCGGAAATAAAACGGTTTTATAACTTATCAGGCTAattaacatcaacaacaacaacaacagcaagagaaACACCCCTACCCACATATTAGGTCAACGCAGGGAGGGATGCCGGAGGTGCCTTGGAGCCATGATTGCAGGCAAGGCGCTATTTACAAGGAAGGGATGCGGCGGTGGcggaggaaggcaggcaggaaggaagaaggTCCCCTCAGGCCCCGAAGGTGTTCTCTCCGCTGTAGGCCACGTACAGGAAGCCGTCCTCATCCTTCTCCTTCTCATACAGCTGCCCCATGGTCAGGCTGCAAGGGAAGGAAACAGGCAGCTGGGAAATGGAAAGGGGGCTCCAGGGCAAGGAGGGCCCCTCTGCCTCCTGCTCGTTCtggcaggaggaggaggcctggCAGCCACCTCGAGTGCTGCATTCACTTAGGAGATGAGTGCCTTTGGACCTTTAAGATCTTTCAAGGTACGGTATTCTTGTCATCGTACACCAAGgcccctagagcaggcatgggccaacttcagccctcctccaggcgttttggacttcagcccgcacaattcctaacagctggagttgaaatccaaaacatgtggagggagggccagagttggtccatgcctgccttagggGCTTCTGGGACCTGGAAGGCCACAGGGTGAACAGGTCTGCCAGAAACAAATCCATAAATGGGTGCgtggtttctgggttgtatggccgtgttctagcagcattttctcctgatgtttcgcctgcatctatggccaccgaaatccacaagcacatggacaatttcagtgTAACCATGGATGTAaccatgtaaatgaacaaaatgtggctaccagtattgaaaaacactAGAACCAAGACAGTAACTAAGGAACACTATCCAGATACAGGTGGTGTTCAGACAGTACGCAATCAAGGGCCAGTGAACACAACCCACTCAGGATGATTCCAGGCAACGAACTGTTCAAAGGGAACAAAGCTACTTCCAAGCTTGTTAATTGCAACCTTTGCACTTGTATAAACACACAATTGTTCTTTCTCCAATCCTGGACATGCCACAGATATatgtatactccacttgctttaccaccatcagatcctctgaagatgccaaccacatgcaggcaaaacaaaaaggagaaaatgctAAAACACattggccatatagcctggaaactacacaacaccccgGTGATTGCAGctgtgaaaacctttgacaatacatcGAATCCATGAAAGTTCAGAAGGATCCTGGAGGGTGGGGTCCCAGAGGAGGAGTCGTGCTCTACTCAAGGAAGACTAACAGCCAAGGCTCTGCCCCACAGTGCCCCACAAACCTGGATTGTGGGACAGTCTTGTCCACAAAGAGGAAGATGGCTTTCTCGGAGGGCAGCTGGATCCGCTTCCGGATGATCCACATGAACTGTGCCACCGTGATGTCCGAGGGCACCAGGTACTTCCGCTTGTCGATGTCTACGATCTGGGAACCCGAGACCTTCTCCACGATCACCTGCAGGGAGGAATGGAAGGAGCTCAGAGGGGAAAATGGGTCCGGACCCAAGAGAAGGCGGCTTTGCTCAGACCCAGGCCctggggagggaagaaagaagggagggaaggaaggaggggagactCACCGGGACACGGTCGGGGTACTTGGCCCGGATCTTGGCCGACTCCACGCAGCGGTGCTctgcgggagagagagagagcgtcagAGGAAGCAGAGGGGGCCGGCTTCGCATTATTcgcacaataaataataataataaattatagagTGTATACCTCTAATATcccaggcccttgggaagagcccgatattGCGAGActaatcccagacacttggaatGATGTGTTTCTTTACTTTGACTATGTtctgattttaactgatttttttacTACTGTGTgtaattctgttttcatttttgtatatttgaagttctgtgctaatgcttttatgtcaagccacttgagtctcctttggggagataaagcatggtataaatcaatataataaatcaataaactggacctaatgtgcatgtgtgcggtgttgt from Anolis carolinensis isolate JA03-04 unplaced genomic scaffold, rAnoCar3.1.pri scaffold_9, whole genome shotgun sequence carries:
- the gabarapl2 gene encoding gamma-aminobutyric acid receptor-associated protein-like 2, whose amino-acid sequence is MKWMFKEDHALEHRCVESAKIRAKYPDRVPVIVEKVSGSQIVDIDKRKYLVPSDITVAQFMWIIRKRIQLPSEKAIFLFVDKTVPQSSLTMGQLYEKEKDEDGFLYVAYSGENTFGA